The window atctcggttatcatttggaattttctacaattatattagttacatcatttattctatacgcatttatattattattttgtataatatgcattatgattattatattaatcataaaatataatcatagataagataaatagataaataaatcaaatcaaaagttatcgttttttttcttacaacaagagcagcacggtcaagttattctttttaaaattatgcctgtagtgaacttatagtctgttaatagtgacgataatcatgaaaatcaactgaatgctgcagtaggtacacagtagaaaaatgatgaatgaacaaaaattcacattcccatttcttattctaaacaaactgcaaatcgcggatgtcgcatatagactatacacgcgccactcgttgaacagaggatcttcggagcatatccgtagagatcgagttaaaatttgaagcacaatagtcaaaatttgCTCTTctattttgaaaaatcatggcgaggggttgtgggcaaatgcctttaccacacgatgtttgcttgattttcctgagaaaccagagctagtctgtaaattctttactatcgtgagaagcgtttcacatctcgtagcctaaaacaatcattatacgtaacggcagtaagggtgcgcaactccggcacattaccaataagtcgatttcatacgtcacagttatcgggattttcgaagggttttcctctgattcgttattaggtagacctgtgtttggctggctatatctcagcttctagttggtcaatctccttgattctttttttagaacatcagtcaacacatcaagataactaataaagcataataatattatgctctctctattctttaacaaagATGTTGTTGTTGTTACTATATTCTACTATTAAGACTATGCTAATATTTTGTATTTCCTGCCTCTATAGGTGATCCAAAACCAGCATGCACAGCCAAAGAACCAACAAAATTGATCTGCGATCACTGCCGCAGTTCCACATCAGTCAGCAAGTTAGCTAAAGGATTCGAGTCTCGTCGTTATCAAGCATCTAGCAAGCATTGCTCTGTATGCAGAGTAGCGCAATCCTTGAGACAGTCAACAAATCTTCGTAAAACAAGGACTTGTCGAGAAAACGCAAGAATGTCAATGAAATGTACCAATAAAACACATAACGCCTCCACTTTATTTGTATCAACACCAAAGAAAAGGACGGATTGTGAGCTGTCAAAAACCTTGAGAAACTCTGAAGCTGTGATGAGAGACGGCGTTGGAGAAAGGGCACGTGTGACTATACCATCAGAACTTCGATTCCTTCGAAAAAGTCGTAAAAACTCTGTGCCATTGGCTAGCTTGCGATCTGCTGTCTGTAATACAAAGAAGCAAGCTTTGCTTCCCTCTGCATGTCCTACTAACGCAAAAATAGTTGGTTCTTGTGAGCCATCAGAAATGTTGGGAAGCTATAAATATTTCCTGAGGGGTGTTGAGAAGACAAAGGCCAAAACTGTCATTGCTGAGGGTCGAACCCTTCGAACATGTCGTCAAAACTCTGAATCTTCTTCTAAGGACCGAGCTTGCAAATCTAGTGCAGCACAACATATAACTAAGACCTCGGTGACAGCTGCCCACAAAACAAACGCTGCCAGGCAGCGAACAAGTATCCGAGTAGTCAGTCAGAAGATAAATGGACGGTCCAAAAATAAAGACACTCCACGCAGAGTTAGGAAGCCGGAGTTAAAATCCGATTCTGCCGGGATGAATCcatatttttgtcagatgtgTCGCAGCCGGTTTAGTTCTGCAACAGACCTGAAAGCTCACCTGGCTAGCCACACAGAGCCGAGAACAAAGCGATGTGATTTGTgtacaaaaacatttaaaaccgCATCGCATCTTAGAGTCCACACCAGAATTCACACCGGAGAGAGACCTCATTCTTGCCCGTcatgtgaaaaatgttttactaCAACTAGTCAACTTAAGATTCACTTGCGGACGCACACCGGTGAGAAGCCACACCGCTGCCAAACCTGTGGAAAAAGTTTCAGTACCGCCGGTTCTCTGACGATTCATTTGCGTACGCACAGTGGCGAAAAACCATTTATGTGTGAGATATGCAATAGGGGCTTCACAAATTCCGGACATCTTCGTGATCATATGAGAATTCACACCGGAGAGCGACCATACCCGTGCTCGTTGTGTTTCAAAAGCTTTATGCGGAGCACACATCTCAAAATACATCTGAAGGCCAAGCACTGATCACTCATGCATTTTAtctgttgaaataataataataagggtTAACTCATCGAGTGGAAAGTATTAAAGTAAAGCAGTAGTAAAGTTGAAGTAGTAAAGCTTTAGTATATTTTACTGGTTTATATTAGAGCCTATTGCTGGAGATATTCAATCTTACATTATAATCTGCTGTATTTCTTTAATACATTGAATTAAACATCTCTAACCTGTAGCGCATTTGTGTAAGACTTGAATCAGCATAGAACTCACCATTTACATGTTTTCATATGGCACTCACCGGTCTTGCTTTCTGTTGTCACCATATTGGAGCACCATACCTACATCATGTACTATATTCACTTTGCTTCCATTCTTCAATGCCTGGAGGTTTTAATGATTACCGGGAGTTTCATATATAGTGTTTATTCTTCCAGGCTTTCTTTCTAAGAGTCTTAAGcggtttttgtttaaaattccGCGCCTTTTATTTCAGTATAATATAAAAGgttaaattacatgtaatttttatttttaaattaaacacATACCTGATTAGtaaatatatagtttttaaaGTTGTGAAAATCTAAGGAATAAATTAATATgctgaaacaaaataaaactgaatACGAAATTTAACAAAAAGGGATTTCTGAGGAGGACAAAAATTTAGAGCAATTGATACCATTTATGATACATTCATAGATTATCTATGTTTTCTACATGGTTAATTTTGAGGCAGAAGCTACTAGAGCTGTCCTTTTTAGAATAGTATTGGTAGTTGGCTTGCTTCGTTTGAGTAATTATATAGTACTAGTACCGCGGTAGTCTattgtgctgtgagagatagtcaggtttGCCAAGGAAGCATAGTGAAAAACTGCTGTATTACTTCACAATTACTCCAAAAAGCCTGATGATAGTTAAAAAGACTAATAGCCGAGCAGTCTTGTGTACTGCGAGAGGTCATCTCGTGAGCTGATAAAACACTGAGAATAACGATTGGTACAATTATTCAGCATAATGCAATGCAGCCGACTGGCGCGGGTGTTAACACGCTGAGCTACTATGCCGAATGCTGCACAATGCAATCATTTTTCACAAATATCCatagtaaagatatgactagcgAAAAGTATGGCATTGCAAGTTGCCACGCTGCTTTCACAACAGCATTCCATGAAGTTCAGTGAAGGCCATTGTCCTTAAACCTTGTGAAGACGCATTCTCGAGTTTCTAATCTGATAAATCATGGAAAACAAAAGTTCTAAGATTTTCAATTGAGCCGTAGTCTTGTCTTCTGACTGGCTGGCTATAATGGCGGCACTCGGCTCCGCGCCCAGTCGCCTGTTTCCATCACAATAATTATGTCAAACTTTTAATTTGACATAATACTTGTGTGGCATATGCAACATGTACAGCATGGTGGCATAGTTTGAAAAACATTAATGCTTGAATTGAAATTATTGCTAAGAACGTCATTACTGCCACTCTGTAGTCACTCTGTAGTCGCAAGGTATTTCACTGTGTTACACAGTAGAAATTATTGATTTTCTGCACCTTGATCCATTTTCAAAATAACGTCAGATGCCATACGTCAATCCCTCATCCTCTCCATTTTCACAGTTAATGCTCATGTTATATACAAAGTAACAGACTACTAAACCGTTTCATTTGTGATTTTGATTGATGTTTGTAAATTATTTGCGGTTTTAATTAGAAAATCTTCTTTTCTCTGCTcactcaaacaattttttattatcgcTTTTCTAAAAATGAGTTGTGATTTTAACGTGATTGCTATTGATCAGCTTTATAAATTATAGTGTTTTTGATAATATTTCAACGGTTGTTCTTAAAGCAATTAGCTAGAGCTATGTAGACTAGGCTGGCTAACAGAAATTTGAATTGAAACTTAATCCAAAGGAGTACTTAGCAGGCATTTTTAGGCTTTTGTCTTCCCTTTTATTATGCCGTATATCGCTGCTCTGATTCAGTGATGCCAACTGGTAAGACCTCATACTACACAAGCTATACAAAGCAAAGCATAGACTTGTAGttacataaatattaatttgcGTATCTTTCTCTTACAACTAATCATGAAGAAGTGTAAGATACCACAATTTTTACAACCACTCATGAAGAAGTGTAAAATACCACAACTCTTACAACTACTCATGAAGAAGTGTAAGATACAACAACTCTTACAACTACTGATGAAGTAGTGTAAGATACAATAACTTCTACAAATCCTTGCAAAGTAGTATATGGTACCTCAACTTTCGCAAATGCATGAAACCGAGTATATAAAACCATGATTTCTACGGACCTTCGTGAAAAAGTAATCTAAGACAGGAAATTACTATATTTGTTTTGCAACGATTAGCTCTTTAAAAATGTTTCTACTACTGCTAATGTGACTCTCTTGttaaacattgttttacaaTTAGTTAACAGTCTAGAATACATTTCACCTCAACTTTTCAAAATCTTAAAACAATTTATTCGAATGATGACGTTGTTGTCTGATAAAgttgatataaaaaataaaccaaaagTGTTTGTATGCAGAGATTATTGAAGTAGTTTGAGTGGTAGGTTCTTTCTTCCAATTATGATTACATCATAATTatgatacagaactagatgtaaATTATAGCACAACTTAAGCGAATGCACTTTAATCTATAAATCCAAATCAGACAGCAGTCAATAGCAATCTAATTTAACAACATGGTTGCCAATTATATTTAGCAGCTGATTGTCATTGTTTGGGCAGCAAgctatttaaaggttgacttgcaacaaaattcacattacagttatttagtatcaaaagattcaccatgtcttactctgttgtgttgtaggtgccaaatatgtggaaatgtgattacaagctcttaaaagctcatcaacgaaaagccgccatagattggaatctgtatatttctctgacgttgtcattacagtttggttattgtcttgccacgggatgttctcacgtgaattgaaaggccaataaaaatttcaatatgaaacttatcgtagtactagtttatgataaacacttcgggttttaccgaagaccccgtatcaaatatagctactcgctactttacagttttgtttcggcttggtctaatcagcaagtcgtaatctgatcatgtgacccaatacttcgcaaataatttctgcagcacttttcgattatcacaggtgaccaacaggctcatcatgattatcagacaatgatatgtactccttcgagctaataTTACAAAATTAAGCAAATTTCTagggtaagttataagatatcactgctaaaagtgacagcattacaatgacgataaaacagacgcgtaagaacaataaacatggttttattaaatgcgtgaagtatatttgtaaaaatattaagacgaatgaggttgcataaaagtgtaaacagaaaccatctactacaactacatcacatttgagccgttttggaaagagaatccaaactacggcggtctcgtatggctgcgattaactgttcgtgttttagctttcaagagtttgtaatcacatgtccacctattttgcacctacaacacaacagagtaagacatggtgaatcttttcatatcaaataacggtaatgtgaattttgttgcaagtcaacctttaaggaccAAAGGCTATGGTTGCAAGATAATAACAATTAGCAGTGAACATAGTCAATAGAAGACTTTAGCCCTGCTGTCAACAGAAGGAGCTCTGATATCCATCAATCATGAAGAGGTTGCTTAGAGGTGAACAAACTACAGATCAGAGCTTGAGATTCACTAGAAAATCCATGCAAATGGAGAaggaaattattttattgattacagagCCAGGCACTAATGTATGgattattttaatgtttaaaaacacTAACCCACCAGAGATGACTAGTTCATTGACTTCCCCAGCAATAGGTTTGATTAAGGTTGCATCTCAATGAACCCTTCATCGAAGGGTTCATTGAGACCCTTCCGCAGATACACTGGAACGTTGAACTAGACATGAATTGATTAGACGCTGTCATGTCTAGGCATGGAATTAAttacattttaataattatttcatatgtCAGCAATATCTATTTTTGAATACATCGTACTTTAGCAACTTGTTCCACAGCCAACAACATAATGGTAAATACTAATTATAGCATACAACCTTGGATATTTCTAAAACTGCAGAAATTCTACCGTAAATGTTAACACTAACATACATGTTAACACTAACATACATGTTAACACTAACATACATGTTAGAAACTGAAGTAACATAGTCATAATTATTAAAACCAAGTTTTTATTGTCACCTTATAGTAAAAGGAGGTGCACAAAGTGTAGCAACAGTAATATACAcagatgtacatatatatatatatgtatatgtagcaACAGTAACATACACagttgtacatatatatatatatattatatatatacattattatatatgtgttacatatatatatataaactacagTGATACACGGTTGTTATATTTCTTAGCTACAGTAATACATTGTTGTTATCCACCTTAGCTACAGTAATACATGGTTGTTATACATCTTAGCAACAGTAATACACAGTTGTTGAACACTTTTGctacagtaatataatatatggttgTTGTACACCTTAGCTACAGTAATACATGGTTGTTATACATTTTAGCCACAGTAATACACGGTAGTTATACACCTTGTTATACACCTTGTTATAGTTATACACTTTAGC of the Watersipora subatra chromosome 4, tzWatSuba1.1, whole genome shotgun sequence genome contains:
- the LOC137393613 gene encoding uncharacterized protein gives rise to the protein MTALDIEQRVSDLMSEAESAGFKGITFFYHHMSSQVIVQWIGDDTDPKLKAATESSLVCLFEGLDVNPELLDTSYEDTSYEDTFEHGEQEAHDGPSPVVNGRQENHGGPLPVVNGLQEDHNDASPLVNGGQENPNGPSPAVNGGQENHNGPSPLLDGLQDNHNGPSPVVNGGIDNHDGPLLGVNGGQETHHGASPVVNGGQENHNGLSPVVNGGQKNHNGPSPASNGGQENHNGSSPVVGGRQDNRNGPSPGVNGGQENHNGPSRVVNGGPSQVVNGGQGDPKPACTAKEPTKLICDHCRSSTSVSKLAKGFESRRYQASSKHCSVCRVAQSLRQSTNLRKTRTCRENARMSMKCTNKTHNASTLFVSTPKKRTDCELSKTLRNSEAVMRDGVGERARVTIPSELRFLRKSRKNSVPLASLRSAVCNTKKQALLPSACPTNAKIVGSCEPSEMLGSYKYFLRGVEKTKAKTVIAEGRTLRTCRQNSESSSKDRACKSSAAQHITKTSVTAAHKTNAARQRTSIRVVSQKINGRSKNKDTPRRVRKPELKSDSAGMNPYFCQMCRSRFSSATDLKAHLASHTEPRTKRCDLCTKTFKTASHLRVHTRIHTGERPHSCPSCEKCFTTTSQLKIHLRTHTGEKPHRCQTCGKSFSTAGSLTIHLRTHSGEKPFMCEICNRGFTNSGHLRDHMRIHTGERPYPCSLCFKSFMRSTHLKIHLKAKH